In Malassezia japonica chromosome 2, complete sequence, one DNA window encodes the following:
- a CDS encoding uncharacterized protein (TransMembrane:4 (o12-34i70-88o94-112i124-145o)), which produces MGLRWDPREDPAVLWTWLVAVITALEFLMETTLLNRQLKLSRAKGVPTVLRDIAPEAFITSAERFRITHATRFIYAAFRTAFVFFFVLDGGLSALWNRAGAFFVAYFNLMLLYQKGMVEKPKPFVNYIFDIKTMLAIGWLTLLAYSSESLQNDLSIEDSTGAGDFARTLEANEEEDQPVTDWIDYDSGDAAAISGAQKRHFVQALVKLYLVCNVPLFSDPLYNAYYQKRPALADRLAVLGPVDMELGLDDKVDTPYLDESDSDIAVPSIMLLP; this is translated from the exons ATGGGCCTGCGGTGGGATCCTCGAGAGGACCCGGCTGTGCTCTGGACATGGCTCGTAGCCGTGATTACGGCGCTCGAGTTCTTGATGGAGACGACTCTGCTCAATCGCCAACTCAAACTGTCGAGGGCCAAGGGCGTGCCCACGGTTCTACGTGACATTGCGCCCGAGGCTTTTATTACGAGCGCGGAACGCTTCCGCATCACGCATGCGACGCGGTTTATATACGCTGCGTTCCGCACAGCCTTTGTTTTCTTTTTTGTGCTCGATGGCGGCCTCAGTGCGCTGTGGAACCGGGCCGGAGCCTTT TTCGTGGCCTATTTCAATCTGATGCTTCTGTATCAAAAGGGCATGGTGGAGAAGCCCAAGCCGTTTGTCAATTATATCTTTGATATCAAGACCATGCTTGCCATCGGTTGGCTCACACTCCTTGCCTACTCGAGCGAATCTCTTCAGAACGATCTGTCTATTGAAGACAGTACAGGAGCGGG TGACTTTGctcgcacgctcgaggcaaACGAAGAAGAAGACCAACCGGTCACTGACTGGATCGATTACGATtcgggcgacgcagcggcgaTCAGTGGAGCGCAAAAGCGCCACTTTGTTCAAGCATTGGTCAAATTATATCTTGTTTGCAATGTCCCGCTGTTCAGCGATCCATTGTACAACGCTTACTACCAGAAACGCCCTGCCTTggccgaccgcctcgccgtgctcggaCCCGTTGACATGGAGCTGGGCTTAGACGACAAGGTCGATACGCCCTACCTTGATGAGTCGGACAGCGATATCGCCGTTCCGTCAATTATGCTTTTGCCCTAA
- a CDS encoding uncharacterized protein (COG:L; EggNog:ENOG503NW9U), which translates to MAKQRTLESLFAPEPAQKRARVEKEQEEKEKEQEQEQEREEQEETVAAEKTADLIQSASLRPSAKPGWKQGTPIKYATLVDTFSKVEATTKRLEILQYVTDLFVQVITHCRQDSVAAASENLLYAVYLCINRLCPDYEGLELGIGEGLLVKAIAQSTGREIARIKKDLEAKGDLGLVALASRKHQPTMFQAQTLTVPAVFKQLKEIARAAGAKSQDKKLGIIKRLLASCTGDESKYLIRSLEGKLRIGLAEKTVLVAVAHAVMLASLGEQAAEMEKEDLAAHLEHGTNVVKAVFSELPSYDIVVPAVLEHGIDGLRERVKLTPGIPLKPMLAKPTKEIGEVLDRFEDKTFTCEYKYDGERAQVHGFRTPSGKLEVRVFSRNSEDMSMKYPDLVVQIPRCLRDSVTNFVLDAEAVAWQPLHVAQAERSDATEGRLLPFQELSRRKRKDVKAEDIKVFVKIFAFDLLYLNGEPLLHLELAERRARLLEHFAAVQDEFDIATHRDCHTTEEIQTFLDESVASGCEGLMVKMLNGADATYEPSRRSINWLKLKKDYLSGTGDSLDLTVIGGYYGKGKRTNVYGAFLLACYDEDQETYQSICKIGTGFSEADLESHHSTLKALEIPAKKGYYDVGDAKPDVFFEAKVVWEVLTADLSLSPVYSAAKGMIDARGISLRFPRFIRIRDDKTPEESTSPEQIADMYRAQAVASKKDRGRDDDDGFW; encoded by the exons ATGGCGAAGCAAAGGACGTTGGA AtcgctctttgcgccggAGCCTGCGCAGAAGCGCGCACGTGTAGAGAAGGAGCAGGAGgagaaggagaaggagcaggagcaggagcaggagcgggAGGAGCAGGAGGAGACCGTCGCGGCCGAAAAGACTGCCGACCTCATCcagagcgcgtcgctgcgcccgtCGGCCAAGCCGGGCTGGAAGCAGGGCACGCCGATCAAGtatgcgacgctcgtcgatACTTTTTCCAAAGTCGAGGCGACGACAAAGCGTCTCGAGATTCTGCAATACGTCACAGACCTCTTTGTGCAGGTCATTACGCACTGCCGCCAAGATAgtgtcgcggcggcgagcgagaATCTGCTGTATGCCGTCTACCTGTGCATCAACCGCCTGTGCCCTGACTATGAAGGGCTGGagctcggcatcggcgaggGCCTCCTCGTCAAGGCCATCGCACAGAGCACCGGGCGCGAAATTGCACGCATCAAAAAAGACCTCGAGGCAAAAGGCGATCTGGGCCTGGTCGCCCTCGCCTCGCGCAAGCACCAGCCGACCATGTTCCAGGCGCAGACGCTCACCGTCCCGGCCGTCTTTAAGCAGCTCAAAGAGATTgcacgcgcggccggcgccaaGTCGCAGGACAAGAAGCTCGGCATTATCAAGCGCCTGCTTGCGTCGTGCACGGGCGACGAGAGCAAGTACCTGATCCGCAGTCTCGAAGGCAAGCTGCGTATTGGCCTCGCAGAAAAAACGGTGCTGGTCGCcgttgcgcacgccgtgaTGCttgcctcgctcggcgagcaggccgccgagatGGAAAAAGaggacctcgccgcgcacctcgagcacggcacCAATGTCGTCAAGGCCGTCTTTAGCGAGCTCCCATCGTACGATATTGTGGTGCCTGCggtcctcgagcacggcatCGACGggctgcgtgagcgcgtCAAGCTCACGCCCGGCATCCCGCTCAAGCCCATGCTGGCGAAGCCCACGAAAGAGAttggcgaggtgctcgaccgTTTCGAGGACAAGACCTTTACGTGCGAGTACAAGTACgatggcgagcgcgcgcaggtcCACGGCTtccgcacgccgagcggcaaGCTCGAAGTGCGCGTCTTTTCGCGCAACTCGGAGGACATGAGCATGAAATACCCCGACCTGGTCGTGCAGATTCCGCGCTGCCTGCGCGACTCGGTGACCAACTttgtgctcgacgccgaggcggtggcaTGGCAGCCGCTACACGTCGcccaggccgagcgcagcgacgcgacggAAGGGCGCCTCCTGCCGTTCCAGGAGCTGAGCCGCAGGAAGCGCAAGGACGTCAAGGCCGAGGATATCAAGGTCTTTGTCAAGATCTTTGCGTTCGACCTGCTCTATCTGAacggcgagccgctgctgcacctcgagctcgcggagcgccgcgcacggctgctcgagcacttTGCCGCAGTGCAGGACGAGTTTGATATCGCGACGCACCGCGACTGCCACACCACCGAGGAGATCCAGACGTTTCTGGACGAGAGTGTGGCGAGCGGGTGCGAAGGACTCATGGTCAAAATGCTCAATGGCGCGGATGCGACGTACGagccgagccgccgctcgatCAACTGGCTCAAGCTGAAAAAGGATTACT TGTCCGGCACCGGCGACAGTCTCGACCTGACCGTGATTGGAGGGTACTACGGCAAGGGCAAGCGCACCAATGTCTATGGCGCCTTCCTCCTGGCTTGCT acgacgaggaccaAGAGACCTACCAGAGTATCTGCAAGATCGGCACCGGCTTCTCCGAGGCCGATCTCGAGTCGCACCACAGCACGCTCAAAGCGCTTGAAATTCCGGCCAAGAAAGGCTACTATGACGTTGGCGACGCCAAGCCCGACGTCTTTTTCGAAGCCAAGGTCGTCTGGGAGGTCCTCACCGCCGACCTGTCGCTGAGCCCGGTGTACAGCGCGGCGAAAGGCATGAttgacgcgcgcggcatctCGCTGCGCTTCCCCCGCTTCATCC GCATCCGCGACGACAAGACCCCGGAAGAGTCCACGAGCCCGGAGCAGATCGCCGACATGTACCGCGCCCAGGCCGTCGCGAGTAAAAAAGATCGGGGCCGTGACGACGATGACGGATTTTGGTAG
- the MEF1 gene encoding Elongation factor G, mitochondrial (COG:J; EggNog:ENOG503NV2U): MRAVRGLRPAMAQRMPAVRPQVAGAMRAASLLAAAPRRAVRVPMASAASALNLRTLATEADSATGNAAPVVTEADIARLLCQRNVGISAHIDSGKTTLTERVLYYTGRIKDIHEVRGRDEVGAKMDSMDLEREKGITIQSAATYCNWKATPPTERSNMTGDAADVSEMTSKKEDFHINIIDTPGHVDFTIEVERALRVLDGAVLVLCAVSGVQSQTITVDRQMRRYNVPRLSFINKMDRAGANPWRVVEQIRTKLRMPAAAVQVPIGSEDNLDGLVDLVRWKAVYNEGTKGNVVRETDDIPAEVLELAQAKRQELIEQLSDVDDEMAEIFIEEREPTIEELAAAMRRATIACRFSPVFLGTAIKNKGVQALLDGMCAYLPNPMEVPAIANDTQRAKQIAAQATEEGQTSDAVVASAQTGSEVALVPASEAPLVGLAFKLEESRFGQLTYMRVYQGQLRRGGIIYNSRTGKKVKVPRLVRMHSNDMEDVAEIGPGEICAMFGVECSSGDTFTDGSTSLSMSAMFVPEPVISLSLAPEGKDGSQNFSRALNRFQKEDPTFRVHVDSESGETIISGMGELHLEIYVERMRREYNVPCTTGKPRVAFRETIAQPAKFNYTHKKQTGGAGQFGRVIGYIEPMRVDEDTGKDTAFENSVVGGNIPSGYIPACEKGFNDALEKGALAGYPVCGVRFVLEDGAAHSVDSSELAFRIATVAAFREAFKNAQPVILEPKMTVEVVAPVEFQGAVIGALNQRKGTIEDTEVREDEFTITAEVSLNDMFGYSSQPVRGLTQGKGEFSMEYKKHEPVMPNVQADMQAAYRKSQEKK; this comes from the exons ATGCGTGCAGTGCGTGGACTGCGCCCAGCAATGGCACAGCGTAtgccggccgtgcggccgcAGGTGGCGGGCGCGATGCGTGCAGCGTccctgctcgccgccgcgccgcgccgcgcggtaCGCGTTCCGAtggcaagcgccgcctcggcactcAACCTCCGCACCCTCgcgaccgaggccgacAGTGCTACCGGCAATGCCGCGCCGGTCGTGACCGAGGCAGACATTGCGCGCTTGCTCTGCCAGCGCAATGTCGGTATTAGCGCGCACATTGACAGCGGCAAGACGACGCTCACCGAGCGTGTGTTGTACTACACCGGTCGTATCAAGGACATTCACGAAGTACGtggccgcgacgaggtcggTGCCAAGATGGACAGCATGGACCTCGAGCGTGAGAAGGGTATCACGATTCAGAGCGCTGCTACCTACTGTAACTGGAAGGCtacgccgccgaccgagcgcagcaacatgaccggcgacgccgccgacgtcaGCGAGATGACGAGCAAGAAGGAGGACTTCCACATCAACATCATCGACACGCCCGGCCACGTTGACTTTACCATTGAGGTTGAGCGTGCACTGCGTGTGTTGGACGGTGCTGTGCTCGTGCTGTGTGCCGTGTCGGGCGTGCAGTCGCAGACCATCACGGTCGACCGCCAGATGCGCCGCTACAACGTGCCCCGCCTGAGCTTCATCAACAAGATGGACCGTGCTGGCGCGAACCCCTGGCGCGTGGTCGAGCAGATCCGCAccaagctgcgcatgcCCGCCGCTGCCGTCCAGGTCCCGATCGGCTCCGAGGACAACCTCGACGGTCTCGTGGACCTTGTCCGCTGGAAGGCCGTGTACAACGAGGGGACCAAGGGCAacgtcgtgcgcgagacggACGACATCcccgccgaggtgctcgagctggcaCAGGCCAAGCGCCAAGAGCTCATTGAGCAGCTCTcggacgtcgacgacgagatggCCGAGATCTTTATTGAGGAGCGTGAGCCGACGATCGAagagctcgccgccgccatgcgccgcgcgaccaTCGCGTGCCGCTTCTCGCCGGTGTTCCTCGGTACGGCCATCAAGAACAAGGgtgtgcaggcgctgctggacgGTATGTGTGCCTATCTCCCCAACCCCATGGAGGTTCCGGCGATTGCCAAcgacacgcagcgtgccaagcagatcgccgcgcaggccaCCGAGGAGGGCCAGAccagcgacgcggtcgtcgcctcggcgcagaCCGGCTCGGAGGTGGCGCTGGTCCctgcgagcgaggcgccgttGGTCGGTCTCGCATTCAAGCTGGAGGAGAGCCGCTTCGGCCAGCTGACTTACATGCGTGTCTACCAGGGCCAGCTGCGCCGTGGTGGTATCATCTACAactcgcgcaccggcaagAAGGTCAAGGTCCCGCGTCTCGTCCGCATGCACTCGAACGACATGGAGGACGTCGCGGAGATCGGCCCGGGTGAGATTTGCGCCATGTTCGGTGTGGAATGCTCGTCGGGCGACACGTTCACTGACGGTAGCACCTCGCTGTCCATGTCGGCCATGTTTGTGCCCGAGCCGGTTATCTCCTtgtcgctcgcgcccgaggGCAAGGACGGCAGCCAGAACttctcgcgcgcgctgaACCGCTTCCAGAAGGAGGACCCGACGTTCCGCGTGCACGTCGACAGCGAGTCGGGCGAGACGATCATCTCGGGTATGGGTGAGCTCCACCTGGAGATCTACGTCGAGCGTATGCGCCGCGAGTACAACGTGCCATGCACTACGGGCAAGCCGCGTGTCGCGTTCCGCGAGACGATCGCGCAGCCCGCCAAGTTCAACTACACCCACAAGAAGCAGACGGGTGGTGCAGGTCAGTTTGGTCGTGTGATTGGCTACATTGAGCCgatgcgcgtcgacgaggacacCGGCAAGGACACAGCGTTCGAGAACAGCGTCGTGGGTGGCAACATTCCCTCGGGCTACATTCCCGCCTGTGAGAAAGGCTTCAACGACGCCCTGGAGAagggcgcgctcgcgggcTACCCGGTGTGCGGTGTGCGCTtcgtgctcgaggacggTGCGGCACACAGCGTCGACTCTTCGGAGCTTGCTTTCCGTATTGCGACCGTGGCTGCTTTCCGCGAGGCGTTCAAGAACGCACAGCCGGTGATCCTCGAGCCGAAGATGAccgtcgaggtcgtggcTCCGGTCGAGTTCCAGGGCGCGGTGATCGGCGCCTTGAACCAGCGCAAGGGTACCATTGAGGACACCGAAGTACGCGAGGACGAGTTTACGATCACCGCGGAGGTGTCTCTGAACGATATGTTTGGCTACTCGAGTCAGC CAGTGCGCGGCCTGACGCAGGGCAAGGGCGAGTTCTCGATGGAGTACAAGAAGCACGAGCCGGTGATGCCGAACGTGCAGGCGGATATGCAGGCCG CCTACCGCAAGAGCCAGGAGAAGAAGTAG
- the SMC2 gene encoding Structural maintenance of chromosomes protein 2 (EggNog:ENOG503NUZ3; COG:B; COG:D), with amino-acid sequence MRIEELILDGFKSYPVRTHVRGFDPSFNAITGLNGSGKSNILDAICFVLGLTNLSSVRASNIQDLIYKRGQAGVTKASVTIVFDNTDRERSPVSFENYTTITVTRQIAMGGVSKYLINGHKATQQAVQNMFQSVQLNINNPNFLIMQGKITKVLNMKPAEILSMIEEAAGTRMFEERKERAFRTMAKKDQKVREITALLQEEITPKLDRLREEKRAFLEYQKASTELERLTRLDKAHEWHTLRGKLAQRTNDGAGSAKAKLAEHVANIAAFTRQLAAIDEELAALRSKRDAELEASGQQDSLLEKAKNLAHELVEATTQAEFRRAAHAEEAARVETERAAQTAAQEALTNEQASFDTLRASFDENKSAHDAAAKRAAETDALLQSLLTGIASDTDGAHGGFQGQLARSRSREADARSEIQQAKVRMDHLQRELRKKEPLAQQETGESAGLVAGLESAQREARKAHDGVERLGWDQHKYDGLAAERTELEGRVAHLRAERDSLQGRLPSALQFTYVDPSANFDRSKVRGLVASLVTLDKAHRAYAPALEAAAGSRLYNVVVDDDKTGSQLLTHGQLKKRVTLIPLRQIQPSIADGRRVDAAKRLAPNKVELALELVGCDSEVRAALEYVFGQTLVCKDAETARRVTFDAAVQMKSVTVDGDTYDPAGRLAGGSRTGGGQSVLLRMQELAHCERALREAQDALRANDREWSALQEARRAYSQASEKAELAQHRARLLQTQVDQSRATVLQEEVQACRAALAELEASMDAARARQDEAASDAKRLEREIQELHADKGGKVERVRAEAKELKAELAKHAAALKPQQSKLRAAELALGQHEMDRDAAAERLAAAQEAAAQAAADLEAGEAHVASLQAAVDQSEAELAESRAALRAFQDELTELENASATKRQAVSDAEIAQQQLAHEVERVEQECRALERSVAALEEEHPWIASEHTLFGQAGSAYEFEKHDMGSVRRLCAQLAEQQSGLRRRVNPRVMNMIDNVEKKEGSLQHMLTTVLGDKSKIEQTIHELDRYKKDALQSTFTQVNRDFGDIFAELLPGNYAKLQPPEDAEITQGLEVRVRLGATWKQSLTELSGGQRSLIALSLIMSLLQFKPAPMYILDEIDAALDLSHTQHIGHLFRTRFKGSQFIVVSLKEGLFNNANVLFRARFRDGTSLVDRITQKSASEADKENTGRPRIVSGKRAPRPAA; translated from the exons ATGCGGATCGAGGAGCTGATTCTCGATGGCTTCAAGAG CTACCCCGTCCGGACGCATGTCCGTGGCTTTGACCCGAGTTTCAACGCGATCACAGGCCTAAATGGCAGTGGCAAGAGCAATATTCTCGATGCAATCTGCTTCGTGCTTGGCCTGACGAACCTGAGCTCG GTGCGCGCGTCGAATATCCAGGACCTGATCTACAAGCGCGGCCAGGCGGGCGTGACCAAGGCCTCGGTCACGATCGTCTTTGACAATACCGACCGCGAGCGCTCGCCAGTGTCGTTTGAGAACTACACGACAATCACCGTCACGCGCCAGATCGCGATGGGCGGCGTGTCCAAGTACCTGATCAATGGACACAAGGCGACGCAGCAGGCCGTCCAAAACATGTTCCAGAGCGTGCAGCTGAACATTAACAATCCCAACTTTTTGATCATGCAGGGCAAGATTACCAAGGTACTCAACATGAAGCCCGCCGAGATCCTCTCGATGatcgaggaggcggcgggCACGCGCATGTTTGAGGAGCGCAAAGAACGCGCGTTCCGTACCATGGCCAAAAAGGACCAAAAGGTGCGCGAAATCACCGCGCTTCTCCAGGAGGAAATCACACCGAAACTCGACCGACTCCGTGAAGAAAAGCGCGCGTTCCTCGAATACCAGAAAGCCTCgacggagctcgagcggctcACCCGCCTCGACAAGGCACACGAGTGGCATACGCTCCGCGGAAaactcgcgcagcgcaccaacgacggcgcgggctccgccaaggccaagcttgcggagcacgtcgcgaACATCGCCGCATTCACGCGCCAGCTCGCTgcgatcgacgaggagctcgctgcgctccgcTCAAAGCGGGACGCAGAGCTCGAGGCAAGCGGGCAGCAGGACTCGCTGCTCGAAAAGGCCAAGaacctcgcgcacgagctcgtcgaggccacGACTCAGGCCGAGttccgccgcgcggcacacgccgaagaggccgcgcgcgtcgagacggagcgtgcggcccaGACTGCCGCCCAGGAGGCGCTGACGAACGAGCAGGCGTCGttcgacacgctgcgcgcctcgttcgACGAAAACAAgtcggcgcacgacgccgcggccaagcgcgcggccgagacggatgcgctgctccagTCGCTGCTCACGGGTATCGCCTCGGACACGGAcggagcgcacggcggTTTCCAGGGCCAGCTCgcccgctcgcgctcgcgcgaggccgacgcgcgctcCGAAATCCAGCAGGCCAAGGTCCGCATGGACCATCTCCAGCGTGAGCTGCGCAAAAAAGagccgcttgcgcagcaagAGACCGGAGAGAGTgccggcctcgtcgccgggctcgagtcggcgcagcgcgaagCTCGCAAAGCGCacgacggcgtcgagcgcctcggttGGGACCAGCACAAGTACGACGgcctcgctgccgagcgtACCGAGCTGGAAGGACGCGTGGCGCACctacgcgccgagcgcgactcGCTCCAGGGCCGCCTCCCGTCGGCGCTGCAGTTTACGTACGTGGACCCCAGCGCCAACTTTGACCGGTCCAAGGTCCGTGGCCTGGTCGCGAGCCTCGTCAcgctcgacaaggcgcaccgcgcgtatgcgcctgcgctcgaggcggccgccggctcgCGGCTGTACAATGTCgtggtcgacgacgacaagACCGGCTCGCAGCTCCTGACGCATGGCCAGCTCAAGAAGCGCGTCACGCTCATTCCCCTGCGCCAGATCCAGCCGAGCATCGCcgacgggcggcgcgtcgacgcggcgaagcgccttgcgccgaacaaggtcgagctggcgctggagctcgtcggATGCGAcagcgaggtgcgtgccgcgctcgagtacGTCTTTGGCCAGACGCTCGTGTGCAAAGATGCcgagacggcgcgccgtgtgACGTTTGACGCGGCTGTGCAGATGAAGAGCGTCAcggtcgacggcgacaCGTACGATCccgccggccgcctcgcAGGCGGCAgccgcaccggcggcggccagagcgtgctgctgcgcatgcaggagctcgcccactgcgagcgtgcgctgcgcgaggcgcaggacgcgctgcgtgcgaacGACCGCGAGTGGAGCGCGCTGCAagaagcgcggcgcgcctaTAGCCAGGCCTCGGAAAAggccgagcttgcgcagcaccgcgcgcgcctcctccAGACGCAGGTCGACCAGAGCCGTGCGACGGTGCTGCAGGAAGAGGTGCAGgcgtgccgtgcggcgctggccgagcttGAGGCCAGCAtggatgcggcgcgcgcgcgccaagaCGAGGCTGCGTCGGATGCgaagcgtctcgagcgcgaaaTTCAAGAGCTGCATGCCGACAAAGGCGGCAaggtcgagcgtgtgcgTGCGGAAGCCAAGGAGCtcaaggccgagctcgccaagcacgccgcggcgctcaagcCGCAGCAAAGcaagctgcgtgccgccgagctcgccctTGGGCAGCACGAGATGGACCGtgacgcggccgccgagcgcctcgccgctgcgcaagagGCTGCTGCacaggccgcggcggatctcgaggcgggcgaggcgcatgTCGCCTCGCtccaggcggcggtcgaccagagcgaggcggagctcgccgagtcgcGTGCGGCCCTCCGCGCCTTCCAAGACGAGCTCACGGAGCTCGAGAATGCGTCGGCGACCAAGCGTCAGGCGGTTTCCGATGCCGAgatcgcgcagcagcagctggcgcacgaagtcgagcgcgtggagCAAGAgtgccgtgcgctggagcgttcggtcgccgcgctggaaGAGGAGCACCCGTGGATTGCGTCCGAGCACACGCTCTTTGGCCAGGCCGGCAGCGCGTACGAGTTTGAGAAGCACGACATGGGCTCTGTGCGCCGTCTCtgtgcgcagctcgccgagcagcagtctggcctgcggcggcgcgtcaaCCCCCGCGTGATGAACATGATCGACAATGTCGAGAAGAAGGAAGGGAGTCTGCAGCACATGCTCACCACCGTCCTGGGCGACAAGAGCAAGATTGAGCAGACGATCCACGAGCTGGACCGCTACAAGaaggatgcgctgcagtcGACCTTTACGCAGGTCAACCGCGACTTTGGCGACAtctttgccgagctgcttccCGGAAACTATGCGAAGCTACAGCCCCCCGAGGACGCCGAGATCACGCAAGgcctcgaggtgcgtgtgcgcctcggcgcgacCTGGAAGCAGAGTCTCACTGAGCTGAGCGGCGGCCAGCGCTCGCTGATCGCGCTCAGTCTTATTATGTCTTTGCTGCAGTTCAAGCCTGCGCCGATGTACATTCTCGACGAGATcgatgctgcgctcgaTCTGTCGCATACCCAGCACATTGGCCATCTGTTCCGCACGCGTTTCAAGGGCTCGCAGTTTATTGTGGTCTCGCTCAAAGAAGGTCTATTCAACAACGCGAATGTGTTGTTCCGTGCGCGTTTCCGCGACGGTACCTCGCTTGTGGATCGCATCACCCAAAAAAGCgcgtccgaggccgacAAGGAGAATACCGGCCGCCCACGTATCGTGTCGGGCAAGCGCGCCCCCCGTCCGGCCGCCTGA
- the STE24 gene encoding Ste24 endopeptidase (MEROPS:MER0002635; COG:O; TransMembrane:5 (o27-45i88-110o175-193i200-222o317-336i); EggNog:ENOG503NUIC) encodes MTWLDQAVSELKSGTAYLDSDGIPWKQLVITLLWAVYLFETFVSLRQLRLYDKTTPPKALVPHVSMDTFVKSQAYGKDKARLSLVSDAFAHAYNLAAVYFDFYALAWVWAGDLLALVGAPDNELAKSAMWVVVNTAMHEVIAVPLSIYRHFVIEERHGFNKLTFSTYVSDTLKEWAMGIVIGTPLIALAVWVIRWAGDYFVLYTVLLFTLIILFGTVLYPLVIQPLFNKLTPLPESALRDRVVALASALNFPLKHLYVIDGSKRSSHSNAYFYGVVPGGSKHIVIYDTLIEKSTPAEIEAVLAHELGHWAHSDPTKLLIVSQLNLVLMLSLFTLFIHNASLFRAFGFATKASPGAIAVEPYLPVIVGLELFQLVLNPTDALLKFGINAIVRRMEYAADRFAAELPRAPKTAAEREAQRLIESGATADEAGEPSATVVDWVDRLSNVPVHRLPTDKVGEALPEDQEPYTELLGRALVKLHIQNLSTMHHDPLYSAYHYSHPTLTERLVALNRLADSKKTQ; translated from the exons ATGACGTGGCTCGACCAGGCTGTGAGCGAGCTGAAATCGGGCACTGCCTATCTCGATTCGGATGGGATCCCGTGGAAGCAGCTCGTGATCACGCTGCTATGGGCCGTCTACCTCTTCGAGACTTTTGTGTCCCTGCGTCAGCTGCGGCTGTACGACAAGACGACGCCGCCCAAGGCACTCGTGCCCCACGTGTCGATGGACACGTTTGTCAAGAGCCAGGCGTACGGCAAGGACAAGGCGCGCCTGTCGCTCGTGTCGGACGCGTTTGCGCATGCTTACAACCTCGCTGCGGTGTACTTTGACTTTTACGCGCTCGCGTGGGTCTGGGCGGGCGACCTGCTTGCGTTGGTGGGCGCGCCGGACAATGAGCTGGCCAAGTCGGCGATGTGGGTCGTGGTGAACACGGCGATGCACGAGGTGatcgccgtgccgctgaGCATCTACCGCCACTTTGTCATCGAAGAGCGCCATGGCTTCAACAAGCTCACCTTTAGCACCTACGTCTCGGACACGCTGAAGGAGTGGGCGATGGGCATCGTGATCGGAACGCCGCtcatcgcgctcgcggtgtGGGTGATCCGCTGGGCGGGCGACTACTTTGTCTTGTACACCGTGCTGCTCTTTACGCTGATCATCCTTTTTGGCACCGTGCTCTACCCCCTGGTCATCCAGCCGCTCTTTAACAAGCtcacgccgctgccggagagcgcgctgcgcgaccgcgtcgTGGCGCTTGCGAGTGCGCTCAACTTCCCGCTCAAGCACCTGTACGTGATCGACGGCAGCAAGCGCAGCAGCCACTCGAACGCCTACTTTTACGGTGTGGTCCCGGGCGGCAGCAAGCACATCG TCATCTACGACACGCTCATCGAAAagtcgacgccggccgagatcgaggcggtgctcgcccacgagctcggccacTGGGCGCACTCGGACCCGACCAAACTGCTGATCGTCTCGCAGCTGAACCTCGTGCTGATGCTCTCGCTCTTTACGTTGTTCATCCACAACGCGTCGCTCTTCCGTGCGTTTGGCTTTGCGACGAAAgcctcgccgggcgcgaTCGCCGTCGAGCCCTACCTCCCTGTGAttgtcggcctcgagctcttccAGCTCGTGCTTAACCCTACGGACGCCCTGCTCAAGTTCGGCATCAATGCGATCGTACGCCGCATGGAGTACGCCGCGGATCG CTTTGCTGCGGAGCTGCCACGTGCGCCGAAgacggcggccgagcgcgaggcgcagcgcctgattgagtcgggcgcgacggcagacgaggcgggcgagccgagcgcgacggtcGTCGACTGGGTCGACCGCCTGAGCAACGTGCCGGTGCACCGCCTGCCGACCGACAAGGTTGGCGAGGCCTTGCCGGAGGACCAGGAGCCCTACACTGAGCTGCtgggccgcgcgctcgtcaaGTTGCACATCCAAAA TCTCTCGACGATGCACCATGACCCGCTCTACAGTGCCTACCACTATTCTCACCCCACACTTACCGAACGCCTCGTGGCGCTGaaccgcctcgcggacTCCAAGAAGACGCAATAG